The proteins below come from a single Miscanthus floridulus cultivar M001 chromosome 1, ASM1932011v1, whole genome shotgun sequence genomic window:
- the LOC136461109 gene encoding myosin-12-like isoform X1 — protein MQGTPVNIIVGSHVWLEDPSEAWVDGVVTEIKGGDATIATTDGKTVVASLGSIYPKDTEAPPSGVDDMTKLAYLHEPGVLHNLSCRYGLNEIYTYTGNILIAVNPFQRLPHLYDVHMMEQYKGASFGELSPHLFAIADACYRALINDQESQAILVSGESGAGKTETTKMLMRYLAFMGGRSGTEGRTVEQQVLESNPVLEAFGNAKTVKNNNSSRFGKFVEIQFDKYGKISGAAVRTYLLERSRVCQVSDPERNYHCFYMLCSAPPEDVKRFKVGDPRSFHYLNQTNCYEVANVDDAREYIETRNAMDIVGIDQEEQDAIFRVVAAILHLGNINFSKGQEIDSSKLRDDKSVYHLKTVAELLMCDEKALEDSLCQRVIVTPDGNITKPLDPDSAALSRDALAKTVYSRLFDWIVDKINNSIGQDPDATNIIGVLDIYGFESFKINSFEQLCINFTNEKLQQHFNQHVFKMEQEEYTREEIDWSYVEFVDNQDVLDLIEKKPGGIIALLDEACMFPKSTHETFAQKMYQTYKAHKRFSKPKLARTAFTINHYAGDVTYQADQFLDKNKDYVVAEHQALLNSSRCPFVANLFPPLPEETSKQSKFSSIGTRFKQQLQSLMETLNTTEPHYIRCVKPNAVLKPGIFENYNVLNQLRCGGVLEAIRISCAGYPTKRTFDEFIDRFGMLAPELVDSDEKAACAAICDRMGLKGYQIGKTKVFLRAGQMAELDARRAEILANAVRLIQRRIKTHLMRKEFINLRKASVQSQKFWRARLAKKLFEYMRRDAASIRIQKHVRTHSARKAYVQVYESAIVIQTGLRAMAARNEHRFRRETKASIIIQTRWRQHRAYVAYKQQKRAALILQCLWRARIARKELRKLRMEARETGALKEAKDKLEKRVEELTWRLDVEKRLRADLEEAKGHEIEKLQSALQKLQENLEEAHAAVVKEKEAAKLAIEQAPPKIVEVPVVDNAKLEELTTQNKELEDELSTFKQKAEDLQNKLLELQKQSDELSQETQEQASKVAQLQELIERLEASLSNMESENQVLRQQSLVVTSADEDKSKQIERLESKIATLESEIEFLRSNSALAVQAVVAPEINQTTVIEELDKGHQLEEVKTVNEQVVVPPVKNLSKQKSLTDRQQENHDALIKSLIEDRRFDDKKSAAACIVYKSLLHWHSFEAEKTNIFDRIIQTIRSSVEVAIHIGAESSGELAYWLSTTSTLLYLLQNTLKASSSSSKGTNRNRPTTGSLFSRMVQSARTSSGLGIPSGYSGMVGRPDTASMVEAKYPALRFKQQLTAYVEKIYGIIRDNLKKEISPFLTMCIQAPRANRVRPSRGSLKSIHSNALARQASSLHWQNIVKCLDHTLETMKNNYVPPVIIRKTLSQVFAYLNVQLFNSLLLRRECCSFSNGEFLKAGLQDLEQWCSRTTEEYVGTSWDELQHIRQAVGFLVLHQKSHKTLEEITNELCPVLSITQIYRIATMFWDDKYGAQRLSQEVIGKMRTMTTDDSITTPNSSFLLDDDSSIPISLDDIARLMGDIDPSDVEPPPLLRQNSQFHFLLQQHTD, from the exons ATGCAGGGGACTCCGGTGAACATCATCGTCGGCTCGCACGTGTGGCTGGAGGACCCCAGCGAGGCCTGGGTCGACGGCGTCGTCACCGAGATCAAAGGCGGCGACGCCACCATCGCCACCACCGATGGCAAAACG GTCGTGGCGAGCCTTGGCAGCATATACCCCAAGGACACGGAGGCGCCGCCGTCAGGAGTGGACGACATGACCAAGCTGGCGTACCTCCACGAGCCGGGCGTCCTGCACAACCTCTCCTGCCGATACGGCCTTAACGAGATATAC ACGTACACCGGGAACATCTTGATCGCGGTGAACCCTTTCCAGCGGCTGCCTCACCTGTACGACGTGCACATGATGGAGCAGTACAAGGGCGCCAGCTTTGGGGAGCTCAGCCCGCATCTCTTCGCGATCGCAGACGCCTGCTACAG GGCGTTGATCAATGATCAGGAGAGTCAGGCAATCCTGGTGAGTGGCGAGAGTGGTGCCGGCAAGACGGAGACGACCAAGATGCTCATGAGGTATCTCGCATTCATGGGAGGAAGGTCCGGTACCGAGGGACGGACGGTTGAGCAGCAGGTTCTAGAG TCTAACCCAGTACTTGAAGCATTTGGTAACGCAAAGACAGTGAAGAACAATAACTCAAG TCGATTCGGTAAGTTTGTTGAAATCCAGTTCGACAAGTATGGGAAGATATCAGGGGCTGCTGTTCGCACATACCTCCTTGAACGATCACGAGTATGTCAGGTCTCTGATCCTGAGAGGAACTACCATTGCTTTTACATGCTTTGTTCTGCACCCCCTGAG GATGTAAAAAGGTTTAAGGTGGGAGACCCAAGATCATTCCATTACTTGAACCAAACAAACTGCTATGAAGTGGCCAATGTGGATGATGCAAGAGAGTACATAGAAACTAGAAATGCTATGGATATTGTTGGCATTGATCAAGAGGAACAG GATGCAATCTTCAGAGTAGTAGCGGCAATCCTTCACCTAGGAAACATTAACTTCTCCAAAGGGCAGGAAATTGACTCATCCAAGTTGAGAGATGATAAATCAGTCTATCACCTGAAAACAGTTGCAGAACTGCTAAT GTGTGATGAGAAGGCCCTTGAAGACTCCCTTTGCCAGCGTGTTATTGTGACACCTGATGGAAATATCACGAAACCCCTTGATCCAGATTCTGCAGCATTAAGTCGTGATGCCTTAGCAAAGACAGTGTATTCACGACTGTTTGACTG GATTGTAGACAAGATCAATAACTCAATTGGCCAGGATCCAGATGCGACCAATATAATAGGTGTGCTTGATATCTATGGATTTGAGAGCTTCAAGATTAACAG TTTCGAGCAACTATGCATCAATTTTACAAACGAGAAGTTGCAGCAGCACTTCAATCAG CATGTATTTAAgatggagcaagaagaatacaccaGGGAGGAAATAGACTGGAGCTATGTTGAATTTGTAGACAATCAGGATGTGCTGGACCTGATTGAAAAG AAACCTGGAGGAATAATTGCACTCCTGGATGAGGCATG CATGTTTCCGAAGTCTACACATGAAACATTTGCTCAAAAGATGTACCAAACATATAAGGCACATAAGCGCTTCAGCAAGCCCAAACTTGCTCGGACAGCCTTTACAATCAACCACTACGCAGGAGAT GTGACATATCAAGCGGATCAGTTCCTTGACAAGAACAAAGACTATGTGGTAGCTGAACACCAAGCTCTACTAAATTCTTCAAGGTGCCCTTTTGTTGCAAACCTCTTTCCTCCATTACCTGAGGAAACTTCTAAACAGTCCAAATTCTCTTCAATCGGTACTCGCTTTAAG CAACAACTGCAATCCCTCATGGAAACACTGAATACAACAGAACCTCACTACATCAGATGTGTCAAGCCTAATGCTGTACTGAAACCCGGCATTTTTGAGAACTACAATGTCTTGAATCAGTTGAGATGTGGG GGTGTCCTGGAAGCAATTCGGATTAGCTGTGCTGGTTATCCAACGAAGAGGACATTCGATGAGTTCATTGATCGGTTTGGAATGCTTGCACCGGAGCTTGTCGACAG TGATGAGAAGGCCGCCTGTGCAGCGATATGTGATAGAATGGGTTTGAAAGGATATCAG ATAGGGAAAACTAAGGTATTCCTAAGAGCTGGTCAGATGGCAGAGCTGGATGCTCGAAGAGCAGAAATTTTGGCCAATGCCGTGCGACTAATCCAGAGGCGTATAAAGACACATCTTATGCGAAAGGAATTCATTAACTTACGAAAAGCCTCAGTTCAATCTCAGAAGTTCTGGAGAG CACGACTAGCTAAAAAGCTTTTTGAGTATATGAGGAGAGACGCTGCTTCAATTAGGATACAAAAGCACGTGCGCACCCATTCTGCCAGAAAAGCGTACGTGCAAGTATATGAATCAGCTATAGTAATACAGACAGGATTACGAGCAATGGCAGCTCGCAATGAACACAGGTTCCGAAGAGAGACCAAGGCATCCATAATTATCCAG ACTCGATGGCGCCAACACAGAGCTTATGTTGCTTACAAGCAGCAAAAGAGAGCTGCTTTGATTCTTCAGTGCTTGTGGAGGGCACGCATTGCAAGAAAGGAACTTCGGAAACTGAGAATG GAAGCAAGAGAGACCGGCGCACTCAAAGAAGCAAAAGACAAGCTAGAAAAGAGAGTAGAAGAACTCACATGGCGGTTAGACGTCGAGAAGCGTTTGAGG GCTGACCTTGAAGAAGCCAAGGGCCATGAAATTGAAAAGCTACAATCTGCACTACAAAAATTGCAAGAAAATCTCGAGGAAGCCCATGCAGCAGTAGTAAAGGAGAAAGAAGCTGCGAAGTTAGCGATTGAACAGGCACCACCAAAGATAGTAGAAGTGCCAGTTGTCGACAATGCAAAACTTGAGGAGTTGACAACTCAAAATAAAGAACTTGAG GATGAACTAAGTACGTTTAAACAGAAGGCTGAGGATCTTCAAAATAAGCTTCTTGAGTTGCAAAAACAGTCTGATGAACTGTCACAGGAGACACAAGAACAAGCATCCAAAGTTGCTCAACTTCAAGAGCTGATCGAAAG GCTTGAAGCAAGTTTATCCAATATGGAATCTGAAAACCAGGTTCTACGACAACAATCACTGGTTGTTACATCAGCTGATGAGGATAAATCAAAACAGATAGAGAG ATTGGAAAGCAAGATTGCCACCTTGGAGTCAGAGATCGAGTTTCTCCGCAGTAATTCTGCACTAGCTGTTCAGGCAGTGGTCGCTCCTGAAATTAATCAGACAACAGTAATCGAG GAACTTGACAAGGGACACCAGCTTGAAGAAGTTAAAACAGTCAAT GAGCAGGTGGTTGTGCCTCCTGTAAAGAATCTAAGCAAACAAAAATCATTGACGGATCGACAGCAA GAAAACCACGATGCCCTGATTAAAAGTCTGATAGAAGACAGGAGATTTGACGACAAAAAATCCGCTGCAGCATGCATTGTCTACAAATCACTCCTACACTGGCATTCATTTGAAGCAGAGAAGACTAACATATTTGATCGTATCATCCAAACAATTAGGTCATCAGTTGAGGTTGCTATTCACATT GGAGCAGAAAGTTCTGGAGAGCTTGCATATTGGCTGTCGACAACATCAACTCTCCTCTACTTATTACAAAACACTCTCAAAGCTAGCAGTTCATCAAGTAAAGGAACAAATCGCAACCGGCCCACAACAGGCAGTCTGTTCAGTAGAATGGTGCAG AGTGCTCGGACATCATCAGGATTAGGCATACCTAGTGGATACAGTGGAATGGTGGGAAGGCCTGACACTGCATCAATGGTAGAGGCAAAATATCCAGCACTTCGGTTCAAGCAACAGTTGACAGCATATGTCGAGAAGATATATGGGATAATCAGAGATAACCTGAAGAAGGAAATCAGTCCATTCTTGACTATGTGCATACAG GCTCCAAGAGCTAACCGTGTGAGACCATCTCGGGGATCACTAAAAAGCATACACTCTAATGCGCTAGCTAGGCAAGCATCAAGTCTACATTGGCAAAACATTGTTAAGTGCCTGGATCATACACTGGAAACAATGAAAAATAACTAT GTGCCTCCGGTGATAATAAGGAAAACATTGAGCCAAGTATTTGCATATTTGAATGTGCAACTCTTCAACAG TTTGCTACTTCGTCGGGAATGCTGCTCTTTTAGCAATGGGGAGTTCTTAAAGGCTGGTTTACAAGACCTGGAGCAGTGGTGCTCTAGAACAACTGAAGAG TATGTAGGGACATCCTGGGATGAATTGCAACACATTAGGCAGGCAGTCGGGTTCCTG GTTTTGCATCAGAAGTCACACAAAACCCTGGAGGAAATCACAAATGAGCTTTGCCCT GTTTTGAGCATAACTCAAATATATCGCATAGCAACGATGTTCTGGGACGACAAGTATGGTGCACAACGTCTATCTCAAGAG GTCATTGGAAAGATGAGAACGATGACAACAGATGACTCAATAACTACTCCAAATAGTTCTTTCTTGCTAGATGACGACTCAAG CATACCAATATCATTGGATGATATAGCTCGACTGATGGGTGACATTGATCCATCCGATGTGGAACCGCCCCCACTACTAAGGCAGAATTCTCAGTTTCACTTTCTTCTGCAGCAGCACACAGACTGA
- the LOC136461109 gene encoding myosin-12-like isoform X2 produces the protein MQGTPVNIIVGSHVWLEDPSEAWVDGVVTEIKGGDATIATTDGKTVVASLGSIYPKDTEAPPSGVDDMTKLAYLHEPGVLHNLSCRYGLNEIYTYTGNILIAVNPFQRLPHLYDVHMMEQYKGASFGELSPHLFAIADACYRALINDQESQAILVSGESGAGKTETTKMLMRYLAFMGGRSGTEGRTVEQQVLESNPVLEAFGNAKTVKNNNSSRFGKFVEIQFDKYGKISGAAVRTYLLERSRVCQVSDPERNYHCFYMLCSAPPEDVKRFKVGDPRSFHYLNQTNCYEVANVDDAREYIETRNAMDIVGIDQEEQDAIFRVVAAILHLGNINFSKGQEIDSSKLRDDKSVYHLKTVAELLMCDEKALEDSLCQRVIVTPDGNITKPLDPDSAALSRDALAKTVYSRLFDWIVDKINNSIGQDPDATNIIGVLDIYGFESFKINSFEQLCINFTNEKLQQHFNQHVFKMEQEEYTREEIDWSYVEFVDNQDVLDLIEKKPGGIIALLDEACMFPKSTHETFAQKMYQTYKAHKRFSKPKLARTAFTINHYAGDVTYQADQFLDKNKDYVVAEHQALLNSSRCPFVANLFPPLPEETSKQSKFSSIGTRFKQQLQSLMETLNTTEPHYIRCVKPNAVLKPGIFENYNVLNQLRCGGVLEAIRISCAGYPTKRTFDEFIDRFGMLAPELVDSDEKAACAAICDRMGLKGYQIGKTKVFLRAGQMAELDARRAEILANAVRLIQRRIKTHLMRKEFINLRKASVQSQKFWRARLAKKLFEYMRRDAASIRIQKHVRTHSARKAYVQVYESAIVIQTGLRAMAARNEHRFRRETKASIIIQTRWRQHRAYVAYKQQKRAALILQCLWRARIARKELRKLRMEARETGALKEAKDKLEKRVEELTWRLDVEKRLRADLEEAKGHEIEKLQSALQKLQENLEEAHAAVVKEKEAAKLAIEQAPPKIVEVPVVDNAKLEELTTQNKELEDELSTFKQKAEDLQNKLLELQKQSDELSQETQEQASKVAQLQELIERLEASLSNMESENQVLRQQSLVVTSADEDKSKQIERLESKIATLESEIEFLRSNSALAVQAVVAPEINQTTVIEELDKGHQLEEVKTVNEQVVVPPVKNLSKQKSLTDRQQENHDALIKSLIEDRRFDDKKSAAACIVYKSLLHWHSFEAEKTNIFDRIIQTIRSSVEGAESSGELAYWLSTTSTLLYLLQNTLKASSSSSKGTNRNRPTTGSLFSRMVQSARTSSGLGIPSGYSGMVGRPDTASMVEAKYPALRFKQQLTAYVEKIYGIIRDNLKKEISPFLTMCIQAPRANRVRPSRGSLKSIHSNALARQASSLHWQNIVKCLDHTLETMKNNYVPPVIIRKTLSQVFAYLNVQLFNSLLLRRECCSFSNGEFLKAGLQDLEQWCSRTTEEYVGTSWDELQHIRQAVGFLVLHQKSHKTLEEITNELCPVLSITQIYRIATMFWDDKYGAQRLSQEVIGKMRTMTTDDSITTPNSSFLLDDDSSIPISLDDIARLMGDIDPSDVEPPPLLRQNSQFHFLLQQHTD, from the exons ATGCAGGGGACTCCGGTGAACATCATCGTCGGCTCGCACGTGTGGCTGGAGGACCCCAGCGAGGCCTGGGTCGACGGCGTCGTCACCGAGATCAAAGGCGGCGACGCCACCATCGCCACCACCGATGGCAAAACG GTCGTGGCGAGCCTTGGCAGCATATACCCCAAGGACACGGAGGCGCCGCCGTCAGGAGTGGACGACATGACCAAGCTGGCGTACCTCCACGAGCCGGGCGTCCTGCACAACCTCTCCTGCCGATACGGCCTTAACGAGATATAC ACGTACACCGGGAACATCTTGATCGCGGTGAACCCTTTCCAGCGGCTGCCTCACCTGTACGACGTGCACATGATGGAGCAGTACAAGGGCGCCAGCTTTGGGGAGCTCAGCCCGCATCTCTTCGCGATCGCAGACGCCTGCTACAG GGCGTTGATCAATGATCAGGAGAGTCAGGCAATCCTGGTGAGTGGCGAGAGTGGTGCCGGCAAGACGGAGACGACCAAGATGCTCATGAGGTATCTCGCATTCATGGGAGGAAGGTCCGGTACCGAGGGACGGACGGTTGAGCAGCAGGTTCTAGAG TCTAACCCAGTACTTGAAGCATTTGGTAACGCAAAGACAGTGAAGAACAATAACTCAAG TCGATTCGGTAAGTTTGTTGAAATCCAGTTCGACAAGTATGGGAAGATATCAGGGGCTGCTGTTCGCACATACCTCCTTGAACGATCACGAGTATGTCAGGTCTCTGATCCTGAGAGGAACTACCATTGCTTTTACATGCTTTGTTCTGCACCCCCTGAG GATGTAAAAAGGTTTAAGGTGGGAGACCCAAGATCATTCCATTACTTGAACCAAACAAACTGCTATGAAGTGGCCAATGTGGATGATGCAAGAGAGTACATAGAAACTAGAAATGCTATGGATATTGTTGGCATTGATCAAGAGGAACAG GATGCAATCTTCAGAGTAGTAGCGGCAATCCTTCACCTAGGAAACATTAACTTCTCCAAAGGGCAGGAAATTGACTCATCCAAGTTGAGAGATGATAAATCAGTCTATCACCTGAAAACAGTTGCAGAACTGCTAAT GTGTGATGAGAAGGCCCTTGAAGACTCCCTTTGCCAGCGTGTTATTGTGACACCTGATGGAAATATCACGAAACCCCTTGATCCAGATTCTGCAGCATTAAGTCGTGATGCCTTAGCAAAGACAGTGTATTCACGACTGTTTGACTG GATTGTAGACAAGATCAATAACTCAATTGGCCAGGATCCAGATGCGACCAATATAATAGGTGTGCTTGATATCTATGGATTTGAGAGCTTCAAGATTAACAG TTTCGAGCAACTATGCATCAATTTTACAAACGAGAAGTTGCAGCAGCACTTCAATCAG CATGTATTTAAgatggagcaagaagaatacaccaGGGAGGAAATAGACTGGAGCTATGTTGAATTTGTAGACAATCAGGATGTGCTGGACCTGATTGAAAAG AAACCTGGAGGAATAATTGCACTCCTGGATGAGGCATG CATGTTTCCGAAGTCTACACATGAAACATTTGCTCAAAAGATGTACCAAACATATAAGGCACATAAGCGCTTCAGCAAGCCCAAACTTGCTCGGACAGCCTTTACAATCAACCACTACGCAGGAGAT GTGACATATCAAGCGGATCAGTTCCTTGACAAGAACAAAGACTATGTGGTAGCTGAACACCAAGCTCTACTAAATTCTTCAAGGTGCCCTTTTGTTGCAAACCTCTTTCCTCCATTACCTGAGGAAACTTCTAAACAGTCCAAATTCTCTTCAATCGGTACTCGCTTTAAG CAACAACTGCAATCCCTCATGGAAACACTGAATACAACAGAACCTCACTACATCAGATGTGTCAAGCCTAATGCTGTACTGAAACCCGGCATTTTTGAGAACTACAATGTCTTGAATCAGTTGAGATGTGGG GGTGTCCTGGAAGCAATTCGGATTAGCTGTGCTGGTTATCCAACGAAGAGGACATTCGATGAGTTCATTGATCGGTTTGGAATGCTTGCACCGGAGCTTGTCGACAG TGATGAGAAGGCCGCCTGTGCAGCGATATGTGATAGAATGGGTTTGAAAGGATATCAG ATAGGGAAAACTAAGGTATTCCTAAGAGCTGGTCAGATGGCAGAGCTGGATGCTCGAAGAGCAGAAATTTTGGCCAATGCCGTGCGACTAATCCAGAGGCGTATAAAGACACATCTTATGCGAAAGGAATTCATTAACTTACGAAAAGCCTCAGTTCAATCTCAGAAGTTCTGGAGAG CACGACTAGCTAAAAAGCTTTTTGAGTATATGAGGAGAGACGCTGCTTCAATTAGGATACAAAAGCACGTGCGCACCCATTCTGCCAGAAAAGCGTACGTGCAAGTATATGAATCAGCTATAGTAATACAGACAGGATTACGAGCAATGGCAGCTCGCAATGAACACAGGTTCCGAAGAGAGACCAAGGCATCCATAATTATCCAG ACTCGATGGCGCCAACACAGAGCTTATGTTGCTTACAAGCAGCAAAAGAGAGCTGCTTTGATTCTTCAGTGCTTGTGGAGGGCACGCATTGCAAGAAAGGAACTTCGGAAACTGAGAATG GAAGCAAGAGAGACCGGCGCACTCAAAGAAGCAAAAGACAAGCTAGAAAAGAGAGTAGAAGAACTCACATGGCGGTTAGACGTCGAGAAGCGTTTGAGG GCTGACCTTGAAGAAGCCAAGGGCCATGAAATTGAAAAGCTACAATCTGCACTACAAAAATTGCAAGAAAATCTCGAGGAAGCCCATGCAGCAGTAGTAAAGGAGAAAGAAGCTGCGAAGTTAGCGATTGAACAGGCACCACCAAAGATAGTAGAAGTGCCAGTTGTCGACAATGCAAAACTTGAGGAGTTGACAACTCAAAATAAAGAACTTGAG GATGAACTAAGTACGTTTAAACAGAAGGCTGAGGATCTTCAAAATAAGCTTCTTGAGTTGCAAAAACAGTCTGATGAACTGTCACAGGAGACACAAGAACAAGCATCCAAAGTTGCTCAACTTCAAGAGCTGATCGAAAG GCTTGAAGCAAGTTTATCCAATATGGAATCTGAAAACCAGGTTCTACGACAACAATCACTGGTTGTTACATCAGCTGATGAGGATAAATCAAAACAGATAGAGAG ATTGGAAAGCAAGATTGCCACCTTGGAGTCAGAGATCGAGTTTCTCCGCAGTAATTCTGCACTAGCTGTTCAGGCAGTGGTCGCTCCTGAAATTAATCAGACAACAGTAATCGAG GAACTTGACAAGGGACACCAGCTTGAAGAAGTTAAAACAGTCAAT GAGCAGGTGGTTGTGCCTCCTGTAAAGAATCTAAGCAAACAAAAATCATTGACGGATCGACAGCAA GAAAACCACGATGCCCTGATTAAAAGTCTGATAGAAGACAGGAGATTTGACGACAAAAAATCCGCTGCAGCATGCATTGTCTACAAATCACTCCTACACTGGCATTCATTTGAAGCAGAGAAGACTAACATATTTGATCGTATCATCCAAACAATTAGGTCATCAGTTGAG GGAGCAGAAAGTTCTGGAGAGCTTGCATATTGGCTGTCGACAACATCAACTCTCCTCTACTTATTACAAAACACTCTCAAAGCTAGCAGTTCATCAAGTAAAGGAACAAATCGCAACCGGCCCACAACAGGCAGTCTGTTCAGTAGAATGGTGCAG AGTGCTCGGACATCATCAGGATTAGGCATACCTAGTGGATACAGTGGAATGGTGGGAAGGCCTGACACTGCATCAATGGTAGAGGCAAAATATCCAGCACTTCGGTTCAAGCAACAGTTGACAGCATATGTCGAGAAGATATATGGGATAATCAGAGATAACCTGAAGAAGGAAATCAGTCCATTCTTGACTATGTGCATACAG GCTCCAAGAGCTAACCGTGTGAGACCATCTCGGGGATCACTAAAAAGCATACACTCTAATGCGCTAGCTAGGCAAGCATCAAGTCTACATTGGCAAAACATTGTTAAGTGCCTGGATCATACACTGGAAACAATGAAAAATAACTAT GTGCCTCCGGTGATAATAAGGAAAACATTGAGCCAAGTATTTGCATATTTGAATGTGCAACTCTTCAACAG TTTGCTACTTCGTCGGGAATGCTGCTCTTTTAGCAATGGGGAGTTCTTAAAGGCTGGTTTACAAGACCTGGAGCAGTGGTGCTCTAGAACAACTGAAGAG TATGTAGGGACATCCTGGGATGAATTGCAACACATTAGGCAGGCAGTCGGGTTCCTG GTTTTGCATCAGAAGTCACACAAAACCCTGGAGGAAATCACAAATGAGCTTTGCCCT GTTTTGAGCATAACTCAAATATATCGCATAGCAACGATGTTCTGGGACGACAAGTATGGTGCACAACGTCTATCTCAAGAG GTCATTGGAAAGATGAGAACGATGACAACAGATGACTCAATAACTACTCCAAATAGTTCTTTCTTGCTAGATGACGACTCAAG CATACCAATATCATTGGATGATATAGCTCGACTGATGGGTGACATTGATCCATCCGATGTGGAACCGCCCCCACTACTAAGGCAGAATTCTCAGTTTCACTTTCTTCTGCAGCAGCACACAGACTGA